The proteins below come from a single Crossiella sp. CA-258035 genomic window:
- a CDS encoding MMPL family transporter, with the protein MEALSRWVLARRRLVGLLTLTLLLAGGAAIALLLPQVSERNAYPGLPGYEANQRITATFGTGGYERPVVPVVTLPEGATADSARTELARAFGAVTAATGARVASYADTGDRGFVGTDRRMTFGLVFGGPVEQGGLPGSALGEGAGLEPAIEAAMRPHLPEGSELRVTGLDALATGADTGGLNVPLKLLITIGAAILVLAWVFRSALALVPLLTAAIAIPVSFLGLLAASLVIEIHETTLIMLPLFGIGIGIDYALILVSRWREERAKGVDGEEAVHRAMATAGHAVLFSAGAVAIGLLTMVVLPIPLLRSLGVGGMLVTLASAAVSLTVLPLLLARARPGPVRAEGRAWFSWARLVVRFRGVAAVLAAGALLALSAAALELNLRVPTTDHLATEGPGRDGLTVLERNGIPSGVLTAFDVYLRPGAAAEPVRATLGGLPGVHAVTAPAHRDGAALLTVLPVAEGGSAAGEATIERVVAAVPEALVGGNVRQQMDYVRVTYTAFPWMLAVLALLSYVLLARAFRSLLLPLKAILLNLLSLGAVLGAMVLLWQWGWGTEALLGLRPDGAIGTFVPVTIFAFLYGLTMDYEVFLIARMREEHDRTGDTERAVVEGIGRTGRLVTSAALILFCSFAAMATGGELDVAIFASGVALGILLDATLIRSVLVPATVAMLGRWNWWLPPWAARLLRVPVTENTCR; encoded by the coding sequence ATGGAAGCTCTTTCGCGCTGGGTGCTGGCCAGGCGACGACTCGTCGGCCTGCTGACCCTGACCCTGTTGCTCGCCGGTGGCGCGGCGATCGCGCTGCTGCTGCCCCAGGTCTCCGAACGCAACGCCTACCCCGGACTGCCCGGCTACGAGGCCAACCAACGCATCACCGCCACCTTCGGCACCGGCGGCTACGAACGCCCGGTCGTGCCGGTGGTGACCCTGCCCGAGGGCGCCACGGCCGACTCCGCCCGCACCGAACTGGCCCGCGCGTTCGGCGCGGTGACCGCCGCGACCGGAGCGCGGGTGGCCTCCTACGCCGACACCGGGGACCGCGGGTTCGTCGGCACGGATCGGCGGATGACCTTCGGCCTGGTCTTCGGCGGCCCGGTGGAACAGGGCGGCCTGCCGGGCAGCGCGCTGGGCGAGGGCGCCGGGCTGGAACCGGCCATCGAGGCCGCCATGCGCCCGCACCTGCCCGAGGGGTCCGAGTTGCGGGTCACCGGGCTGGACGCGCTGGCCACCGGCGCGGACACCGGCGGGCTGAACGTGCCGCTCAAGCTGCTGATCACCATCGGGGCCGCGATCCTGGTGCTGGCCTGGGTGTTCCGCTCCGCGCTGGCCCTGGTGCCGTTGCTGACCGCGGCGATCGCGATCCCGGTGTCCTTCCTCGGCTTGCTGGCCGCGAGCCTGGTGATCGAGATCCACGAGACCACGCTGATCATGTTGCCGCTGTTCGGCATCGGGATCGGCATCGACTACGCGCTGATCCTGGTCAGCCGCTGGCGGGAGGAACGCGCCAAGGGGGTGGACGGGGAGGAGGCGGTGCACCGCGCGATGGCCACCGCCGGGCACGCGGTGCTGTTCAGCGCGGGCGCGGTGGCGATCGGGCTGCTCACCATGGTGGTGCTGCCGATTCCGTTGCTGCGCAGCCTCGGCGTCGGCGGGATGCTGGTGACCCTGGCCAGCGCCGCGGTGTCGCTGACCGTGCTGCCGCTGCTGCTGGCCCGCGCGCGGCCAGGGCCGGTGCGGGCGGAGGGCCGGGCCTGGTTCTCCTGGGCTCGGCTGGTGGTCCGGTTCCGGGGGGTGGCCGCGGTGCTGGCGGCCGGGGCGCTGCTCGCGCTGTCCGCGGCCGCGCTGGAGCTCAACCTGCGAGTGCCGACCACCGACCACCTGGCCACCGAGGGGCCGGGGCGGGACGGGCTGACCGTGTTGGAGCGCAACGGGATTCCGTCCGGGGTGCTCACCGCGTTCGACGTGTACCTGCGGCCCGGCGCCGCCGCCGAACCGGTGCGCGCCACCCTCGGCGGGCTGCCCGGCGTGCACGCGGTGACCGCGCCGGCGCACCGGGACGGGGCCGCGTTGCTCACCGTGTTGCCGGTGGCGGAAGGGGGCTCGGCGGCGGGGGAGGCCACCATCGAGCGGGTGGTGGCGGCGGTGCCGGAAGCACTGGTCGGCGGCAACGTGCGGCAGCAGATGGACTACGTGCGGGTCACCTACACCGCGTTCCCGTGGATGCTGGCCGTGCTCGCGTTGCTCAGTTATGTCCTGCTGGCCAGGGCGTTCCGCTCGCTGTTGTTGCCGCTCAAGGCGATCCTGCTCAACCTGCTCTCCCTCGGCGCGGTGCTCGGCGCGATGGTGCTGCTGTGGCAGTGGGGCTGGGGCACCGAGGCGCTGCTCGGGCTGCGGCCGGACGGGGCCATCGGGACCTTCGTGCCGGTGACCATCTTCGCCTTCCTGTACGGGCTGACCATGGACTACGAGGTCTTCCTGATCGCCAGGATGCGTGAGGAACACGACCGCACCGGTGATACGGAAAGGGCTGTGGTGGAAGGGATTGGCCGGACCGGGCGACTGGTCACCAGCGCGGCGCTGATCCTGTTCTGCTCCTTCGCCGCGATGGCCACCGGGGGCGAGCTGGACGTGGCGATCTTCGCTTCCGGGGTGGCGCTGGGCATCCTGCTCGACGCCACGCTGATCCGTTCGGTGCTGGTGCCCGCCACCGTGGCCATGCTGGGCCGGTGGAACTGGTGGCTGCCGCCCTGGGCGGCCCGGCTGCTCCGGGTGCCGGTGACTGAAAATACTTGCAGGTAA
- a CDS encoding response regulator transcription factor: MSRPPIRVLVVEDERYLADLVSMALRYDGFETAVAGTGRQARALTTSFAPDLIILDVMLPDTSGVDWCRALRRDGRDVPVVFLTAKDATEDKITGLTAGGDDYLTKPFSLAELTVRVRTVLRRGRIHAADTLSLADLELDEDAYLVRRHGEVVDLTPTEFKLLRYLLVNAGRVLTKQQILDHVWQYDFNGDAAVVQTYISYLRRKIDRHEPQLIHTVPRIGYVLRLPHGRS; this comes from the coding sequence GTGAGCCGACCGCCCATCCGCGTGCTCGTCGTCGAGGACGAGCGATATCTGGCCGACCTGGTGTCCATGGCGTTGCGCTACGACGGGTTCGAGACCGCCGTGGCCGGCACCGGGCGACAGGCGCGGGCGCTGACCACGAGCTTCGCGCCGGACCTGATCATCCTGGACGTGATGCTGCCGGACACCTCCGGCGTGGACTGGTGCCGGGCGCTGCGCCGGGACGGCCGGGACGTGCCGGTGGTGTTCCTGACCGCGAAGGACGCCACCGAGGACAAGATCACCGGCTTGACCGCGGGCGGCGACGACTACCTGACCAAGCCGTTCAGTCTCGCCGAGCTGACCGTGCGGGTGCGCACGGTGCTGCGCCGGGGCCGCATCCACGCGGCGGACACGTTGTCCCTGGCCGATCTGGAGCTGGACGAGGACGCGTACCTGGTGCGCAGGCACGGTGAGGTGGTCGACCTGACGCCGACGGAGTTCAAGCTGTTGCGCTACCTGTTGGTCAACGCGGGCCGGGTGCTGACCAAGCAGCAGATCCTGGACCACGTGTGGCAGTACGACTTCAACGGCGACGCCGCGGTGGTGCAGACCTACATCTCCTACCTGCGCCGCAAGATCGACCGCCACGAGCCGCAGCTGATCCACACCGTGCCGCGGATCGGCTACGTGCTGCGCCTGCCCCACGGCAGGTCCTGA